Proteins encoded in a region of the Anopheles ziemanni chromosome 2, idAnoZiCoDA_A2_x.2, whole genome shotgun sequence genome:
- the LOC131282311 gene encoding acetyl-coenzyme A synthetase, translating to MPSEQQVFNPHPDVASKAYINSVQQYRDFYQQSLDNPAQFWANVAKQFHWETPYDPKNFFSYNFDISEGPIFVKWMEGASTNICYNLLDRNVKNGLGDTVAYYWEGNHPDDYSRLTYRKLLEEVCRFSNVLKAHGVQKGDRVSIYMPMTMELPVAMLACARIGAVHSIVFAGFSSDSLAERMHDCQAKVLITADGAWRGEKILHLKEICDTAMDKAEELGHHVETCIVVSHINRVTPGNVGWETPWRDGRDFWWHQEMEEAEPSCYPEWMAAEDPLFMLYTSGSTGKPKGVLHTTAGYLLYAATTFKIVFDYKPHDIYWCTADIGWITGHTYVLYGPLANGATSVMFEGTPFFPENDRYWEIIDKYKVSQFYTAPTAIRSLMKFGDEPVLKHDLSTLRVLGSVGEPINPEAWLWYYRVIGKERCSIVDTFWQTETGGHVITPLPGATPMKPGSASFPFFGVKPTLLDESGTEIKGEGEGYLVFSQPWPGMMRTLFNNHPRYESTYFSKFNGYYCTGDGARRDADGYYWVTGRVDDMLNVSGHLMSTSEVESVLTEHSRVSEAAVVSRPHPVKGECLYCFITPNQNETFDKTLINELKVLVRERIGPFAQPDVIQHAPGLPKTRSGKIMRRVLRKVAINDRDVGDTSTLADENIIEQLFANRPVN from the exons ATGCCCTCGGAACAGCAGGTTTTCAATCCGCATCCGGATGTCGCCAGCAAGGCGTACATCAACAGCGTGCAGCAGTACCGAGACTTCTACCAGCAGTCGCTGGACAATCCCGCCCAGTTCTGGGCGAACGTGGCCAAGCAGTTCCACTGGGAGACGCCGTACGATCCGAAGAACTTCTTCTCGTACAACTTCGACATCTCCGAGGGGCCCATCTTCGTCAAGTGGATGGAGGGTGCATCGACGAACATTTGCTACAATCTGCTCGATCGAAACGTGAAGAATGGCCTCGGCGATACAGTGGCCTACTACTG GGAAGGCAATCACCCGGACGACTACAGTCGGCTGACCTACCGAAAGCTACTGGAGGAGGTATGCCGCTTTTCGAACGTGCTGAAGGCGCACGGTGTGCAGAAGGGCGACCGGGTTTCGATCTACATGCCGATGACCATGGAACTCCCGGTTGCAATGCTGGCGTGTGCAAGAATCGGAGCCGTCCATTCGATTGTG TTCGCCGGTTTTTCGTCCGATTCGCTGGCGGAACGTATGCACGACTGTCAGGCGAAGGTGCTGATCACCGCCGATGGGGCCTGGCGTGGTGAGaaaattttgcatttaaaagaAATCTGTGATACGGCGATGGACAAGGCGGAGGAGCTGGGCCACCACGTGGAGACCTGCATCGTGGTGTCACATATCAACCGCGTCACACCGGGCAACGTCGGTTGGG AGACTCCTTGGAGGGATGGCCGCGATTTCTGGTGGCACCAGGAGATGGAGGAAGCCGAACCGTCCTGCTATCCGGAGTGGATGGCGGCCGAGGACCCCCTGTTCATGCTGTACACCAGTGGTTCGACGGGAAAACCGAAGGGAGTGCTGCACACGACCGCCGGCTACCTGCTGTACGCCGCCACCACGTTCAAGATCGTGTTCGACTACAAGCCGCACGATATCTACTGGTGCACGGCCGATATCGGTTGGATCACCGGCCATACGTACGTTTTGTACGGACCGCTAGCGAACGGTGCCACGTCGGTAATGTTCGAGGGCACCCCGTTCTTCCCGGAGAACGATCGCTACTGGGAGATCATCGATAAGTACAAGGTATCGCAGTTCTACACCGCACCGACGGCCATCCGTTCGTTGATGAAGTTTGGCGATGAACCCGTACTGAAGCATGATCTTTCAACACTGAG GGTACTCGGTAGCGTAGGAGAACCCATCAACCCCGAAGCATGGCTCTGGTATTACCGTGTGATCGGTAAAGAGCGTTGTTCGATTGTGGATACCTTCTGGCAGACGGAGACTGGTGGCCATGTGATCACTCCGCTTCCGGGAGCAACACCAATGAAACCAGGCTCAGCA TCATTCCCCTTCTTCGGCGTGAAACCAACACTGCTCGATGAAAGCGGCACCGAGATTAAAGGCGAGGGCGAAGGCTACTTGGTGTTCTCCCAGCCATGGCCAGGAATGATGCGTACGTTGTTTAACAACCATCCTCGCTACGAATCTACCTATTTCTCGAAGTTTAACGGCTACTACTGCACAGGCGATG GTGCTCGCCGTGATGCCGATGGATATTACTGGGTGACCGGACGTGTGGACGATATGTTGAACGTATCGGGCCATCTGATGTCCACCTCGGAGGTGGAATCGGTTCTCACCGAACACTCGCGCGTTTCGGAGGCGGCCGTCGTCTCCCGGCCACACCCGGTCAAGGGTGAATGTTTGTACTGCTTCATCACgccaaaccaaaacgaaacattCGACAAGACGCTGATCAACGAGCTGAAGGTGCTGGTCCGGGAGCGTATCGGGCCATTCGCGCAACCGGATGTCATCCAGCACGCCCCAGGTCTGCCGAAGACACGCTCGGGAAAAATCATGCGACGAGTGTTGCGCAAGGTTGCAATCAATGACCGGGATGTGGGCGATACATCGACGCTGGCGGATGAAAACATTATCGAGCAACTGTTTGCCAACCGACCCGTCAACTAA